From the genome of Hydrogenovibrio kuenenii DSM 12350:
CCATGATTTCAGAAATTGCATCTGCCAGCCATGAACAGGCGACTGGTATTTCTAGAGTTAACGAAGCCATTGTTGAGATGGAATCCGGCACACAGAAAAATTCCAGTTTGGTTGAAGAGTCTGCTTCCGGTAGTAAAGACCTATTCAGTCAATCTGAGCAATTGTTGCAATTGGTGCAAGGCTTTAAACTTGACCAGGCTATTGTGCAAAGAATTGCAAAACATCAGCATTCCGAGCTTGCACAGCAGTTCGAAAAAATGGTTGAAGCGCACCGAGCTTGGAAAGGTAAGATTCGTGGCTTCGTTGATGGTATGGATATTGGTGTTACCTATGATGTGGCGACTGACCATACCGCTTGTATTTTAGGTAAATGGTACTACGGCGAAGGCCAAAACTTGATGCATTTGCCGCTTATGAAAGAGCTTGGACAGGAGCATATGGAAATGCACCAGGCGATTAAAAAAGTAATGGATGCTAAAGAGATTGGGGATGCCGAATTGGTAGCGGAAGGTTTAAGCCAAGTCGATCAACAGTCCGAAAAAGTGGTGTCCATCCTGCAGCAACTAGAAGATCAAGTTTCTTAAACTTGTCTGTGCCCTTTTATAAGGATTAAAAGGGCATTTCAGTTTCTTTTCGTCTTACCCCAGCCTGGCAGATTTTCTTTTTGAAATCAAACCATCTAAAGCAGCGTTTTTTATAGAATGTTTAATGTGCTTTTCGAATAAAGCTAAGTAAAAACAGTAAGCTGGCAACTACAACAATAGACGGTCCCGCTGGCGTATCCCATTGCATCGAAAACAACAACCCGAGAATAACCGATAGTAGAGCAAATATGTAGCTGATAACCACCATCTGCTCAGGTGATTTGGCGTGTCTATGAGCAGCGGCAGAAGGGATGATTAATAAAGACGTAATCAATAAAATGCCGACGACTTTAATGGCTAGAGCGATTAAAAGTGCTAGCAACAGTGTATAGAGTAGTTGTACTTTTTGCGTTTGAACGCCTTCAACCTGTGCGAGCTCGACGTTTAATGTGATGTTTAGCATGTCCTGCCAATAGCGATAGAAATATGCTGCTACAGCAACCAATAACCCTGTCATAAACATAATGTCTGTATTGTTGATGCTGAGAATATCGCCAAACAGATAGCTCATAATATCGATTTGGATGTGGTCTTGAAAACTCAATATAACTAAACCAACGGCAAGAGTGCTGTGAGCAAGTAATCCAAGTAAAGTATCGGAAGAAAGTACGGTTCTCTTCGATAGAAAGAAGATGGCAATGGCAATGACAACAGACGTAAGCATAACCGCTA
Proteins encoded in this window:
- a CDS encoding iron chelate uptake ABC transporter family permease subunit; protein product: MIDILLHPPGFLILALIGGLLIASIATPLGVFMVWQRQSYFSATLAHSALLGVSLGLLLQINLTLAVMLTSVVIAIAIFFLSKRTVLSSDTLLGLLAHSTLAVGLVILSFQDHIQIDIMSYLFGDILSINNTDIMFMTGLLVAVAAYFYRYWQDMLNITLNVELAQVEGVQTQKVQLLYTLLLALLIALAIKVVGILLITSLLIIPSAAAHRHAKSPEQMVVISYIFALLSVILGLLFSMQWDTPAGPSIVVVASLLFLLSFIRKAH